From the genome of Fibrobacter sp. UWT2, one region includes:
- the rplI gene encoding 50S ribosomal protein L9: MEIILKANVPHLGKMLDVVKVKDGYARNYLFPRKLAVRATKEAKLEIENNRAAVEAQFQKELAAAGDVAAKLSQISVNLERRVVEGERLYGSVTASDIADAITKQGVKVTRAQVALEEPIKQLGVYTVTIKVFSDVEAQVKVWVVAEKA; this comes from the coding sequence CAACGTTCCCCACTTGGGCAAGATGCTTGACGTCGTGAAGGTTAAGGACGGCTATGCTCGTAACTACCTCTTCCCGCGCAAGCTCGCTGTTCGTGCTACTAAGGAAGCCAAGCTCGAAATCGAAAACAACCGCGCTGCCGTTGAAGCTCAGTTCCAGAAGGAACTCGCTGCTGCTGGCGATGTGGCTGCTAAGCTTTCTCAGATTTCTGTCAACCTCGAACGCCGCGTTGTGGAAGGCGAACGTCTGTACGGTTCTGTGACCGCTTCTGACATTGCTGACGCCATCACCAAGCAGGGCGTTAAGGTTACCCGTGCTCAGGTTGCTCTCGAAGAACCGATCAAGCAGCTCGGTGTTTACACCGTGACGATCAAGGTCTTCAGCGACGTTGAAGCTCAGGTCAAGGTTTGGGTGGTTGCGGAGAAAGCCTAA